The proteins below come from a single Thermodesulforhabdaceae bacterium genomic window:
- a CDS encoding DUF721 domain-containing protein produces MEPIGFIIQKVLSERKILPTSPVSDWESVVGSQVASRARPVKFKKGVLTVHVYDSIWKHHLDLHKEEILQRVNDQRVGLEPVTKIVFKVGELPQETPSSVLTHQENSKISKPKRRKKSKPKKYELSEEAQKFIKSCRDPELKRIARRLLPLFAPESVSSEEHSNNTREKDSIESSRSPD; encoded by the coding sequence ATGGAACCGATTGGTTTCATAATTCAAAAGGTGCTTTCCGAAAGAAAGATCCTTCCGACTAGTCCTGTGAGTGATTGGGAAAGTGTGGTGGGATCTCAGGTGGCTTCGCGAGCGAGACCGGTGAAATTCAAGAAAGGTGTTTTAACTGTTCATGTTTACGACAGCATATGGAAGCATCACCTAGATCTCCATAAAGAAGAAATCCTTCAGCGGGTTAATGATCAGCGAGTTGGATTAGAACCTGTTACAAAAATTGTATTCAAGGTGGGGGAACTTCCTCAGGAGACTCCATCAAGCGTATTAACTCACCAGGAGAATTCAAAAATCTCTAAACCTAAAAGAAGGAAAAAATCTAAGCCAAAGAAGTATGAACTTTCCGAGGAAGCTCAAAAATTTATCAAGTCCTGTCGAGATCCTGAATTGAAAAGGATCGCTAGAAGATTACTTCCCCTTTTTGCTCCCGAATCAGTTTCAAGCGAGGAGCACAGCAATAATACCCGTGAGAAAGATTCCATCGAAAGTTCCCGCTCCCCCGATTGA
- a CDS encoding DUF1614 domain-containing protein, with protein sequence MFFLPFMILFFFIFMFILFVLFFLVKWGIIYIAFEKLGISPDLLFLLLFISMIGSAINIPVGRIRSEYEQAYPEIISFFGIRYRLPPIRKPQETIVAINVGGALIPTLLSLYLWSQTPAFINVLIATAIVTIVVNKLARPVVGVGIAIPMFIPPIVAALCALILSPDWAPKTAYVSGTIGTLLGADILNLPKVRKLGAPVVSIGGAGTFDGIFLTGIIAVLLA encoded by the coding sequence ATGTTTTTCCTGCCTTTCATGATCCTGTTCTTCTTCATCTTCATGTTTATACTCTTTGTGCTGTTTTTTCTTGTTAAATGGGGAATCATTTACATTGCCTTTGAGAAACTGGGCATATCGCCGGATTTGTTATTCCTGCTTTTATTTATCTCTATGATTGGAAGCGCTATAAATATTCCCGTGGGCAGAATACGCTCAGAATACGAGCAGGCCTATCCGGAAATAATATCATTTTTCGGCATTCGGTATCGTTTGCCACCCATCAGAAAACCACAAGAAACGATCGTAGCGATAAATGTGGGAGGAGCTCTTATACCGACTTTGCTTTCTCTGTATTTATGGAGTCAGACTCCAGCTTTTATCAATGTTCTTATAGCCACGGCTATTGTAACAATAGTTGTAAATAAGCTTGCTCGCCCAGTAGTTGGAGTAGGCATAGCTATTCCTATGTTTATACCACCCATAGTAGCCGCTCTTTGCGCCTTAATTCTATCTCCCGATTGGGCTCCAAAAACAGCTTACGTAAGCGGCACTATTGGAACTCTGTTAGGAGCCGATATTTTGAATCTTCCCAAAGTGAGAAAACTAGGTGCACCGGTTGTTTCAATCGGGGGAGCGGGAACTTTCGATGGAATCTTTCTCACGGGTATTATTGCTGTGCTCCTCGCTTGA
- a CDS encoding GAF domain-containing protein: protein MKGYLSLVSEVSRSLCDLADIYSVAYLVSKRITETLGLRGCFIKARRNGSEKLEILGSYGLSEYFLLGEPSKSKKSVCFHLPDMTICFPNVKEAEEIPEQEQLLIEGIHAISVVPIEIGQEMRGMVALFAPTPREFSKDDLLLVETLASMVIYAFYQQLERDRCILKERQYLKSFQEVSAAINSSLNVNKVLHLVVTKTTELLNAIGCVVRLLDPKTQQLYVAQAYGLSEEFLHKGPVDAHRSIAENMAGRTVIIDDVFTDPRIQYRAEVVETGIRRILSIPLMVRGKVIGVLRVMAGERPPFSEDEVEFAQAIAQQCAFALENARMYQRLKYEYQQLLIDFGYDGSST from the coding sequence ATGAAGGGTTACTTGAGCCTTGTTTCAGAGGTAAGTCGATCTTTGTGTGATCTTGCTGATATCTATAGCGTTGCCTATCTAGTTTCTAAAAGAATAACGGAAACTTTGGGCTTAAGGGGATGTTTTATTAAAGCAAGACGTAACGGGAGTGAAAAGCTCGAAATTTTAGGAAGTTATGGACTTAGCGAATATTTCCTTTTAGGGGAACCGTCCAAATCTAAAAAGAGCGTTTGTTTCCATCTTCCTGATATGACCATCTGTTTTCCTAACGTTAAGGAAGCAGAAGAAATTCCCGAACAAGAACAACTTCTTATTGAAGGGATCCATGCTATTAGTGTTGTCCCTATAGAAATAGGGCAGGAAATGCGGGGAATGGTGGCGCTTTTTGCACCAACACCTCGAGAATTTTCTAAAGACGATCTGCTCCTGGTTGAAACTCTTGCTTCCATGGTTATTTATGCTTTTTATCAGCAACTTGAGCGAGATCGATGCATTCTAAAAGAACGTCAATATCTCAAAAGCTTCCAGGAAGTAAGCGCCGCAATTAATTCTTCCCTTAACGTTAACAAAGTTCTTCATCTTGTTGTTACGAAAACAACAGAACTCCTTAATGCCATTGGTTGTGTAGTTCGTCTCCTTGATCCAAAAACTCAACAGCTTTACGTGGCTCAAGCCTACGGTTTGAGCGAAGAGTTTCTACACAAGGGTCCTGTAGATGCTCACAGAAGCATCGCTGAAAACATGGCGGGACGGACGGTAATCATAGATGACGTTTTTACTGATCCTCGCATCCAGTATCGAGCGGAAGTAGTTGAGACTGGCATCAGGCGTATCCTGTCCATACCTCTTATGGTGCGCGGTAAAGTAATAGGCGTGCTTAGAGTTATGGCAGGCGAAAGACCACCTTTTTCCGAAGATGAAGTAGAGTTTGCTCAGGCAATAGCTCAGCAGTGCGCCTTTGCGCTTGAGAATGCCAGAATGTATCAGCGCCTGAAGTATGAATATCAGCAGCTTCTTATAGACTTTGGCTATGATGGCAGTAGCACTTAA